The following is a genomic window from Anopheles aquasalis chromosome 3, idAnoAquaMG_Q_19, whole genome shotgun sequence.
tttttatgaaatttcgAAAGTGCTACCTGGTaaagagtgtacaaattatgtgttaaaaatttcaaatcaatcggtcctgtagtttttacggtacaatgggcaccgactatgaaaacgttggttttgggaaacgctcttcaaagtagcgagctgcatggagccttgtatgaaacacggattttcaaaaatctgtatctttgccagtttttcctcgattgatccaaaacttttacacaatactcttgaaaggataagCATGCAGgcgaaaatgttaaaatatgtGTGACATAAaaaaccgaagccccccttaaaatACTTGTTCCTCTTCGCCGTCTCTCGTATCCTGTTCACTTACTTTCAAATGATTTACTTGTCGTGTTCGTGCTCTTaatctttctctgtttttctctgTCACCTCTGATCTTTACTCTCCACTCTGCCCACTCTGTGTCGGTCACTGTCTGAAACTGTCAatccttcttctgttttcaGAGCATTTTACAAATTATCGATAACCAAGCAAAGGAAACGATCACCAATTTTCGTTCCGACGTGAACAACACGCTCGAGAAAATCCCGGTTGTGCGAGTCATTAAACGGATCATCGAGCGCACCACGCCGATCCAAGTAATAATAAACCAGATCCTCCGTAGCGCGATCCTCCTTAAGGGATCGACCCTTCACCCTCCGTGATTTGCGCCATCGTGACGCCATTTCTCACTACTATCACAAACCTCCGCTCCGCTCATAAACATCACAGCTCATTGCAGCATTGCATTTAAACGGCATGGAGCAGTGCGATGATAATGAGACACCCTATCGACTGGCGTGTGTCTCAttcttttgcttgttttgagCTCCGTATTAGttgttttttaaaattatcattaatttGCGAGTGCGAGTAGTGGCTTCACGATTAGCTTAACAAATAGCCATAGGACCGGCCAGAGGACGAAGGTGTGCTACCACGTGTTAGTTGGTCCCCGGAGTTTGGTTCTTCTGTTcttttccccttcctttcgtttcattctttcaactctttccttttttcgtttcctaATTTCTTACTGCTCTCTCCATGCTCCATTAAATCATtctttcatcgtcatcgtaaaACTTGGGGGGTTTCGTACTGTTTGCGGTATCATTATGTGATCATTCGGGGAGGTAAAATCATGGAACCACCTCATGGATGCACTTTCATGCCATGTCATCTCTTCGTTTTGTTGGCTTCCAGTGCTCATCAAGTGTCTATCTGTGTTTGGTGTTCTGTGTGGcgagtttgtgtgttttgtgtggcctTTCATGTGTGCATAATTCATCGCGATTCGTAGCTGGTGGCGGTCTGTATTGGTTGCGTATTCCTAGTCCTTTTCCtgatccattccattttattccattccCGATCAATCTCGTCACTGCTTGGTGCCATCATGATGCATTCTCATTGCGATCTTTGGTGTGTTTCATTTGCAACAAAACATTCCCCTACATCCAACAATCGGCACCATATATTCgaccaataccattcaaccaCCGGACGAACTTGTGATGAACGGCCACGGCTCGCAATACACCGGCCGTTGACCAACCATTcaacattcatttttttcttagGCTTAACTGTCTTAAGATTACCAGTCTTCTGtcgtgtatttttttttttaagcgaTCCCCATCGTGTGGttctggaaatggaattttatttttaaaccaccCAAGCCACCATTCCACGATCTTCCTGTGCCTTCTCCGTAAAGTGGGTTGGCGAGAGGAATTATAAATGGAACGCTGGCAGTTCTCGTTCAGTAAATGTCAAGCAGAGAATGGCGCCAGGTGTCGGGTTGGGCGCAGGAATAAGTCGCAAAACTCGTTTCGGAAGGCTCAGAGTGTGCACAGCGATTCATCGCACTGCGGCGCAGAGCATAAAAAGTGGCTAATGGCGTTCCTTTGCATGCCACAGATACCGGGGCAACTGAGGTTATCGTGCGAAGGAAAGGATCATTCGAAGGTTGTTTTCCCGTCGAGTTACTGTTCGTCCGCTCATCACTTCACGATCGCATTACACCCATTACACTTCCATTTCCCTTCAATTTCGTAGCAGCCTCATATTGTCATCCATCTATCGCCCAGTGTACGAGTACCGATCCGTATCCCGATTCCTATGCTCCTAAATCCTTTTTGATCCTTTCACCCTTAGACTTAAGACCGTTGCTGGTAGACCATCAGTTCCGGTTAATTCACTCAATTAATTCACTAATCTATTATAATAGACAAACTATTAAGTAACATTCTTGAACCAATGCTCAGGATTGAAAACTAATCAAAGGATAGTGCACTAACAATTGTAACAGTTTGTGAATAATCGATCGGCTGCACGCATCACCATAACTCATTCCATCCATGCcatccataaatcatcgccaTTATCGCGCCCATTCTGATTCATGTTTACCATTCTATCATTCgaattgtttgattttatttttcttcaattttctcTCCTGCACGCCACTACCGGTACCGATTGTTGCAAAACCCTTTGGACCGTTTtcgtttgatattttggtGTTCCAATTGTGTTTCGATCGCGACTGCCTTTTGTAGTCTATTTTGCAAATCGCTGAAGACGAAACGTACGATAGTTTGCGACTGATCAACGTCGAGCTGAACCGCATTTTCGGGCGACCGGATACGATGTTCCTGCGGACGACACCGAAGCAGTTCCTGTTTGATGGTGTACCGTTCTGCGTGAACGTGATCGGTATTGCGAAAGCCATCTGTAAGGAGATCGAGAAGCGAAATACCAAAACGATCCGTACCATGCCGGATGGCAGCTTgcggttttctttcttcagcCATGTAAGTAACAACGAGTAAGGTGCAACCGGCGTGGTCCTTTATTCATGGTTTattctgtttttggtttttagaaAAATATGACCGATGATGGCATGTTCACCATCAACACGGGCATTAAGGATCCAGCCCGTACACAGATGATCGAGCTGTGGAATGGAAGGACTTCGCTGGACGTGTGGAATAACCGAAGCACTGGACCATCGTCACGTTGCAACAAAATCCACGGAACCGATGGTTCGGGATATCCTCCGTTCCGTAAGGAAGTCGACAGAATGACCATCTTTAGCACGGATATATGCCGGTTAGTAAATAGCTCCCGCCAAGATTAAAACGGTGATTAAAATGTGAATCTCACTCGCTTCACTACAGGACGGTTGACATTAAACTGGCGGGCACTTCGTCATACGAGGGCATTCCCGCGCTCCGGTACGAGATCGACAACAATTTTGTGAACGAAATTGGCCCCGAGTACGGCAACGATTGTTACTGCGTAAACAAAATTCCAAAATCGATCGTCAAATCCAACGGTTGCCTGTACCGGGGTGCGCTCGATCTATCCAACTGCTTCGGTGAGTAGAGTGTGAAATAGCGTGTAGCTTTTTCCAGGGGTTTATTGCGGTCATCGATCACGCGAACAGCCAGTTTGCAGATCGTAAACTATGCTAACGATGCGCAGATAATCCTGATTGAGCTGTTACGCGATCGGATGATCGCTCTCGATCCTCATCCTGagaacgttttgttttggacAAAGCCTCGCCTTAAGTTTTTGGGATCAACCGCTGCTTGCGAAGGTGCGAAACAATGCCCTTCTGGCCTGCCAACAAAGAAACTGCTGTATGTGATGTGGACGATGTAGATGAGCATACGATGAGCGTCGGGTGCTAATGAGTCCGGACCGATAAGCCCCGGCCCCAGTGGAAACCTGTGAAACTGGTTAACTGCCCTGTACTGTTCTAACGGGTTTTACCTGTACTAAACAGATGTTTTATGGGTTTATAAGCAACATTagcgcaacagcaaacaagatAAGACGTCAATCGGGTGATCATGTGGCCAGGCTCGTCCCTCAGCTTGATCGACACCTGCAACTTACGTTCCTAAGTTGTCCTATGGGGGCGGGAATAGAGCGGGAAGATCGATAAGAAACCGCCGCGCCGCACTCACTGAGCTGTGACTCACTAATCTGATTGCAATCAAAGAATCGCTTCTCTCACGCATCTCGACTCACTCGGCCGGCTGGGCGGCCTGCCGGGACGGTCTTTAATGCGCCATTAACTATGGCCGTGGGAGTGGAACTGCGTAACACAACGCAACCCGAAAGCTGCCGGTGGCTTTGTTTATCGAAAACGTAAGTGTTTGTTGTGCAAATAGGTTCCCAACGGGCCTGAGCATCTTAGCCACCGTCGCGGGAGTAATGCGGGATGTTATTAATGGTCCCCTTGGGTTAGCTTGATCGATACGCGCCGCGACGCGACTAAATGTCAAAGGTTACTGCGACCGATCTCGTATCAGATGATGCCGATGGAGAAGATTATGGTTGAATCGCAAAGCTTTGGGTTCCATCTTGATGGATAATTTCAGTATTTCGATGCCAACATTATCTTTTAACCACATACTGCTCGACAACGAGACTGTTTCAGTTTGTTCAAATGCCAAACCGGCTGCCGTTCCGCCGTAATGTGAGATGAGACATTTGGTAACGATCAGATGCTTCGTTGTAGCGTTGTAGTCATGGTATGTTTGGGAAAGGGAATTCCCACAAACTTCCCAAGAATATTCGGCACCGAAAGAAGCCATAATATGCAAATAATTTGTCGAACGTGAAGCAGAAGTGCTTGGAATACTTTTGAGAAGACTAATGGCAGTGTGATTCGATTGGTTACTACTTTGGATACTGTTGATTTATCGTTTATAAATAGATATTTAAAGTAACATGGTAtctatttccatttcatccctATGATTTCATTCTATTTGGAGTGAGTGAGGGTTTCTGAGGGCTATTTCCATAATTAATGCTTATTTCTATCTccacaaaaccatcatcaaatcGATATGATAAAGAATCTTAAGGTATCAGAAACCATGTACGAATACGTTTACGATGTTGTGATTATACTTTTACAGAGTTTGTGTTGGTCTAATGTAACGAATCATAGCCCTTATCGCGACTTATACAATTCCATAAGTTGCCACGAAAGTTGTAGCTTAGAATTAATTGTTGTTCCTTGAACAAGAAAAGAGAAGCTCAAAGCTCGCATTGATCGCGAGATTTCTCAAGGCACCGTGTTGGCAATCAGTAACCTCTCCTGtagcaaaccaacaacaaaatcgTGAGCAAAAAGTTGGTTGTTATAGGAAGTACTTGATAATACTTTTATTAGAAACCTTCCTTAAGAATACAAACCCTTGGATGGAACCCCTTTCCTTACGCACCCTGAAACCATCGTTTAAAGTCCTCTCGATAGCGagtagtcgtcgtcgccgatgctgttggtggtggcagtgtcgCGGTGttcgtggcggtggcactTGTGCTGCTCTCCGCCGCTCGAAGACGCGAGGCAAATGGTTTGAAGGTGTACACCGGCTTGGCAGTGGTGATGGTCGGTCGCCGACCAAAGTGATGAAGATAGAACTCGTACAAACTCGTAGTCGACTTGGCCATcttactagcagcagcagtggtagtggtaggtGGTATCGTTGTCGTTTCCGATTGCTTTCGGGTGCTCATTTCCGGCATTTTGGTGCTGATCGTCCACcaacgagtggtggtggttcgtgttCGAGCTGTAGTCGGCGCTGTGCGTCGTTGCGACGTTGTGGAAGGAGTACTTGTCCATGACCTTGCCGTGGTAGTAACGGTACGTTGGTTCGTCGTTCGATCGGTCGCGATTCTGGTGGTCAGTGGTGGCTCCTcatcgacgatggtggtggtggtggtggtggcggtggttgtggtcTCCGGGAAGCATCCTTCAATGTAGTGATCCGAACGACCCTTACAGTACGGTCGATAGACGGCCCAGGCATTGAAACCATCGCCAGACAGTCGCGTATGCTCCTCGTAGATCGTTCGCATACACTCGATATCATCCGTCAGATCATTATCCTCCAGATCGGAGCACGCCAGCCCACAAACCCATCCTTTCCCCGGTGGTGAGCACCAGTAGATGTCACTAATCTGGAACAGTCCATGATCCTCGCTACCATCTGCATTCAGTCGACCAATCGCCGAAACGTTGTAGTTCGATTCTCGGTGCGCGATGCAAACCCAGGTGGCGATCTGATCGTACGGCATTCCATGGCGATAGTACAGTTCCTGGGCCAACTCACACCGCTGGTAGATCTTTCCCCTGGGCCCATTCTTTGGAGCCTTCATTGGCCGTcgcgtggttggtggtgttggtatgATTGCGTTTTCACCTTCTTCAAAGCAACCCTCGAGCAGCGTACCCGCTCGCCCCTTACAATACGGTTGATAAACGGCCCAAGCATTATATCCATCGCCCGAAATGCGCTGATGCTCCTCAAAAATGTGACGCATACAGGCCAAATCATCCGTCAGATCACCATCACGGAGCTGCTCGCACGTAACACCACAAACCCACCCCCGTCCCGGTGGAGAACACCAGTACTCATCACTTAGCTGGAACATCCCATGATACTGGACACCATCGGAACCATACCCGATGGCAGACGAGTTGTAGTTCGATTGGTACTTGGCAATACACAACCAGGTAGCCGCTTCCTCGAGTGGCAGTCCTTGACGCAGGTGCAACTCTTGCGCCAGCTCACAGCGTTCAAACACCCGACCACCGGGCAGCCGCGAGTCTCGTCCACCCTGTCCGATCGATGGTGCCGTAATCGCCGGGCGAGGCAGCAGCGTTGCCGGGGATCCGTCACCGAAACAGCCCCTTGTAAACTCCTCCGCACGGTCCGGGTCCGTGCAGTACGGTTTGTAGACGGACCAGGCAGTGAAGCCATCGCCCGAAAGCCGCTGATGCTCATCGTAGATCGTCCGAACACACCGCACATCATCGGTGATGTCGGAGTCCTTCAGTGCGTCACAGGAAACACCGCAAGCCCATCCTTGACCCGGTGGTGAACACCAGTAAATGTCACTGATCTGGAACAGCCCATGATCACCACTACCGTCCGCATTCAATCTGCCCTCGGCGGACGTATTAAACCGACTCTCGTGGTACGCGATGCACACCCAGGTCGCGATTTGTTCCCGTGGGAAGTGGAACTTGTGAAGGAGATCGTTGGCCAGCTCACACCGATCGTACACCTTGCCAACGGCGTTGTGTTCTGGTGTGCGTGAtcttgttggtggtgcggtcACAGGAGCGACAATGCCAGGACGTGGTCTCAAGGCCGTTGTGGGATGTTGCTCCTGAGCGGTGAAGCAATTGTGGATGAAACTTTCCTCCCGGCCAGCACAATACGGTCGATATACGGTCCAGGCGGTGAATCCATCACCCGAAAGCCGTTGATGCTCTTCGTAGATCATCCGAATGCACTGGATATCGTCCTCGATGTCGCTATCCCGCATTGCTTCACAAGTGACTCGGCATGCTTTCGCCGCTGGTTTCCCGGTGTCCGTGGAACACCAGTAGATATCGCTGATCTGGAACAGTCCATGATCTCCACTACCGTCTGCGTTCAATCTACCCTCAGCGGACGTGTTGAAGCGACTCTCGTGATACGCGATGCACACCCAGGTCGCTATTTGTTCCATCGGCATTCGATGCCGATCGCGCAGCTCCAAGGCCAGCTCGCAGCGCTCGTACACCTTACCGGCAGTCGGTGGCGCAAGGACAAGGTTAGCTGCTGCCTTCTTTCCCTTGGCACGCTTACGCTTGAAGTACGCCTGCACCCGCACTACCTCCTCGTTCAGACAGTCCGCGTAGGGGACGGTTCTGCGCCACGCGTGGTCCTCTCCCCGGCAGGCCGTCTTGTGGATTGGCCAGGCAGCGAACCCATCTCCCAGCTCGCGAGCGTACGCAGCGTGAATCTTGAGCATACACTCGATATCATCGTCCAGCTCGTCGTCTAGCAGGGTGTCACAATTAGCGAGACCACAGATCGAACCGTACCGAGTGCAGGCGTATCGATCGCTGATCTGAAACAGTCCATAGTAACCGCTGCCACCGAAACGCTTGAAGCGCAGATTGGCAGCCGATCGGTTGTAACCGGAACCGTGCTCTGCGATGCACAACCAATCCCCTATCTGCTCCTCCGGGACATGCTGGAGTGTTAGCTCCCGGGCTACCTCACAACGGGACAGTGGTTGAGTGGCGACAACGACGCTAGCAACGAACCAGACGATCCCGACGAAGATCGCCTGCAGCACCGGAACCATCGGTGTCGAGCGGTACACAAGCATCAAAACAGAGAAACGTTTTGCGAATCACTCATGGTTTCgtgggatggaaaaaaggcaaaccacaatcaaccagcaccaccactactaccacggAACACGCACCACAGGTGAGGGAAGCGATCGGATCTCGATCTCGTGATCACGACCGGCAAAGACGGCCGCGCAGCAACAACTGAACGAAACGCCAGCCATCAATCGCGATGCTCTGCAGCGATGCTTTTGTTCGGTCCGGAGTCGCACACTTCGTGTCTGATCTCGCGTCGGATGCTCTACGATCGGAGTCGACGACGCAGTCCAGTCCGCATGACGCCATCGATTTTGGGGCGCGATCCTTCCGGCGTGGTGAGAGATTTCGGTGCCAAGCCGTGATGATACGGTGATACCTCTTGCTTCTCAATGATCATCGGCGGACCGCCTTGGGGGACGAATGCAACCAGTAGCGGTGAGGCGTGATTAATGCCACCCGTCGGTGCCGGGGAGTGTGTCGGTTGGCAGTATTTATGTCACGATTTTGAGCATCGGTAACCCTTCTCGGACGGTGACTCACGACACAGGGGACAAATAACGGGTTAATGATGGGGATAAATCAGTGTGAGAGACATCTTGTTTTGGTTCCATTAGTTCCACTCAGGCATTTGATGGTTCTTTTCGAACTGTTTCTAGGGCTGAtaaacgatcgattgaatgGCGTGACAATGGCGCCACATCTACTCGTGGAGACCATTGATTTTGAGTGTGTGGTATCGGGGCTATTAAACTTTGTGTTTGAATAGTGCCAATACACTGGCACCTGGGTAGTTAATCACTCAGCATCAACATTATCAGCTTAAAATGCGGTTAGATGATGAGCTTTTATGAGTTCTATCGAGTGAAGACTGTTTGCAAACGTGGGAACCGAAAATTTATTTGACGCTACTAAAAGAACACACCACAAAGTGGATTAAAAAGGCAATATTTTTCGTTTCGATGAttcgttccttttccattttttaaacatattttctgAATGATGTTAAAGTATTTaacagagtttttttttctcgtgagTGGTAAATCATTCCACGAGTAATTTATGGGCTTCTTCTAATTAATGATCGAGAACAGACAGAGCGGAAAAGGATATTATTTAGATGGAGTTTAAGCATTAATGACATATACCGTATGCATAAACATTTTATCTAAACCTGCAGTCAAAAATCGTTTTCGCTGTTTTCCATCCAACCATACGAAAAGTAAATAATAGCACATCAATAGCTTTGCTCTGTATTGTTCtgttctttatttttcttttacatGTTTCAAAAAATACACAGTAAAATCATATTTCAAACATACCCTATTTTTACATGTTTCAAAAATATCTTatgaagaaataaaagaaaaacagtcGAGCAAGGTACGAAAACAACACGGGAAAAACTTTAACCACCTCAATGTATTGTATTGTATTATATTGCCTTCAATTTAAAGTAATCAAATAATCGTATTTTCTCTCAATTTGAACATTGCATTTGAGTTCTCTAATGATATGCGCATCTTTTGCCAAAAGTATTGTTTTAGTTGACTGTTGGatggaaaacattcaaatcgATTATTTGAGGCAGATATGGATAATCTCTTTTACGTGTAACTTGTGAAAGTAACCAGGAACATCAGTAGATATCTTTCGACATACGAATGTTAGATCGGAttgtaattttcaattattaataattaataatttttgTATTCCTGATACGAAACAGAAAGTCAGCGACATAGAAATACGTTATTTTAGTTGATTGACAAGGctattggaaaaaaaaactattaaaaGCACATGAATATGAACTCTGCACTTAATGAAGTGTGCTGCCATGAATCGAACAATTTCAACTCAACGTCGAAGCCTTTACGGCCACCGCATGGGATTAGAACTTGTAGTTGAGCTGTTTGAGAAGAATGGCGTCTCCGTTTAAGATGTTTTATTACCTTTACAAATCGATGCCTTCAAGGAAACGATAGCTAATCCACCCCATTCAGTATCACCCAAACGAGTGATTAATCATCTACTTTATGCGTTCTCGATGGCTACCATCCTTCGTTTCAGATGCGCCCGTTGTGCTAACACTTCCCCATATGCTCGGTGCAGCCGAGGAGTATACGGCTCTGATCGATGGTctggacccggacccggagcgTCATCAAATCTTCGTCGATGTGGAACCGGTAAGTCTGGTTGGTTCCCGTTTTTCTTGCTGTCTTGACACTCCTTTCTGTTGTCCTTTTCGGTTCCCTCGCAACGGCAGTACACCGGAACACCGCTGAACGGAGGCAAACGGGTACAGTTCAATATGTTTCTCCGGCGGATCGATGCGATCAAGCTGACGGATCGGTTACAGCCGACCCTGTTTCCGGTCATCTGGATTGATGAAGGCATCGCGCTCAACGAGGACATGGTGAAGCTGATCGATGATAGTCTAATGAAGGTTCTCAGTCTCCTAGACATCGTGCAGTGGGTGTTGATCGGagtggggctgctgctggccacactGCTACCGATCGTGTTCTTCGTGAAACGATGCCGCGGTGACGGAGACCGGACGGTGAGTCCTGCCGTGACGGCGACCACGAGTGCGGCCAGCCTTTCGACGGCCGCCAACAAATGACCATCGCTCACGATGCTCAGCATGGATTAAGGCATCCTGCTGGCTGCAAGGAAGTAGTTCGGCCACAGCGGACTGTCGTGAGGGACCATTCCCGAGGTGCCAATTGTGTGATTGCGTGCGTCACGAAGAGTGTGAATGTTtgtcgaggggggggggggggggcgtttgAAAGGGGGCAGGGTGTATGGTGATCGTATGACAGCGATGGTGTGTGAATGAGAAACGTTGAGAAAACGCGCGCTTCCCAAAAGAGACCCCAACTGAGTCAAAAACTGATTCCGTCCATTTACGAACGGGCTTTGTGTAAGGTAGGACGATTGTGCGCTGGAAATAGCTATTCATACTGTTTTGTTAACATTTTGCGTACCAACATGACGatcatttattgtttttattttacctaccATATTACTGAATGTGATCTATCGTAGGTGGATTATTGTAAGCATAAAGAGGAAATAATAAATCATGAATTATTACGAAACAGCGCGTGAGTCGTGTTGAGAGATCGGCATCGTAGCGAAAAAAGGATGTTTTCTCATATCCTTCGAAGTGATTAAACATCAGAAGGGCTACAACAGCTATCGAAATATATCTTGTAATTTCGTCGACCGCtaagaatggaaaagagatgaaattgaattaaaaatgaacAGCTAAATTAAGAACTTTCAAATTCAAAGATTGTTTAAAAACTTGGAgttcggttgcggtttggTAAGTAGGAAAAAAGATTTTCAAACATAAAATTCGATTGTATTCCCTAGTGGTGCAGGGAACTCTGCGCAGCGCAGTTGTAGCagatgccatcatcatctctttCACTAGTACGCAGCATAACATAAACTATGATGAAAAAAGTATTTAATCCTCCCCGACGGGGAATCGAACCCCGGTCTCCCGCGTGACAGGCGGGGATACTTACCACTATACTATCGAGGACATGTTTAAAAggattaaataataaaaacgcGTCCACATTTGTCCTGCAATCTATTACAAAGTGAATAGTAAACTTATCAATAGAAAGTAGGATCATTCATGAGGTTCTCTGTTGTTTCGCGCATCGTCCAAATCTGCTGCACCGATTTTTCCCAATTTTGGTAACCTTGGTGCGTTTGCGCACTTTTTAACAGCTTCTTATCTTTTCTCCTTCCGTTCATCATCACATACCATTCTATTCACAATTCATACTACAACATTTTCGAGTTTGACTAATAAACAAACTCGAGATTGTATGGTCAATGCTTTATTTGAGATATTCAACAGCAAAACcgtctattaaaaaaaaaaagtggcgcTTATTAATCCATTTCCTAATTTAATCCAGATCAGAAATTGCGAAAATCTGGGTATATTTCATGTTCTGAAACAATTTTCTTGAAAAAAGACGTATGGGAATATCGTAAAATGATTTTATTAAGCTTGTTTCTGGAGCGATAATCTTTGATTTTACGGTCGAATGTTCCGCACTATCCAGTTCATGTAGCTAGAAACACGAGTGTAAATTCCGGGGACATTCTGCTGCCCACAAGCGTTGGCACCAGCAGATACAATGCCATATTGTACGAATCGGGTCCCTTCCAAATCCACGGTGTTACCCAAAGGACCTCCCGAATCACCGGCGCAAGAGTGTACCAGAGTGTAAGAGTGTACCTGCAGTAAAACATTGGATACCCTTTGGTCTTCGGTCGTTCCCCAGCCGGTCAGGCTGTATTCCGGTAGGATTTTATTTCGAACGTCCTCTCTGATCGGTAAGCAAATGGGTTTGACGGAAACtatggaagagaaaaacaatattGTTTAGAAGTTCATTGGTAGAATTGGGATACGTTGTTCACTTACAACTAAAGTTGACTTTTCGCGCCATTCGAATCAAAGCTATGTCATGTCGGAATCGAATCAGTCTATTGTAATCGTTGTGTACGATCGTTGATTCAATGTCCACCTCGATGGGACGTTCTGCACATAacttttcgccatttttataaataatgcAATCAACTTCTTTCGATTTATCGTGTTCACCTAGACGGACTTTAGACctgttgtaaaaaaaacccacgacaTCGGGTAGTATACATCCAGCACGTTTGATATAGTTCTGGGTCCTAATAGGTGGTGTAGGCGACTTAACGAGGTTGTAAATATTCCGACAACGTTCGATTGGCACACAGAATCCTGCCTTTTTAGTAGGTGTAGTGCAGACGGGATCGCTTTCTGTGACGATTGATGAGGTTGGAATAGAACAAAAAATTGTGAGTTTAAAGATTCTATTTCTATAATTTCCAAGTGGCAGATACTCACGAGACAAAACGCTGCACACATAAACAATTATCAGCAGCACAATAGATAAGCTACTTCGCGCCATATTTCCTGTAATCACGACACTTTAGACAATCACACTTGTTTCAGCTTAtgcttctctgctgctgcaaatacAAGCAGCC
Proteins encoded in this region:
- the LOC126578030 gene encoding sensory neuron membrane protein 2 isoform X1, coding for MVQCTLIWAGIGAMMAVSGALLGWVVFPRAVHEKVIENTELRQGTDQFKRWEALPQPLDFKVYIFNVTNPYEVMQGRRPKVVEVGPYIYFQYRQKDNIRFSRDRSKVHFSQQQIYVFDAESSYPLTENDELTVLNMHMNSILQIIDNQAKETITNFRSDVNNTLEKIPVVRVIKRIIERTTPIQSILQIAEDETYDSLRLINVELNRIFGRPDTMFLRTTPKQFLFDGVPFCVNVIGIAKAICKEIEKRNTKTIRTMPDGSLRFSFFSHKNMTDDGMFTINTGIKDPARTQMIELWNGRTSLDVWNNRSTGPSSRCNKIHGTDGSGYPPFRKEVDRMTIFSTDICRTVDIKLAGTSSYEGIPALRYEIDNNFVNEIGPEYGNDCYCVNKIPKSIVKSNGCLYRGALDLSNCFDAPVVLTLPHMLGAAEEYTALIDGLDPDPERHQIFVDVEPYTGTPLNGGKRVQFNMFLRRIDAIKLTDRLQPTLFPVIWIDEGIALNEDMVKLIDDSLMKVLSLLDIVQWVLIGVGLLLATLLPIVFFVKRCRGDGDRTVSPAVTATTSAASLSTAANK
- the LOC126578030 gene encoding sensory neuron membrane protein 2 isoform X2, whose amino-acid sequence is MVQCTLIWAGIGAMMAVSGALLGWVVFPRAVHEKVIENTELRQGTDQFKRWEALPQPLDFKVYIFNVTNPYEVMQGRRPKVVEVGPYIYFQYRQKDNIRFSRDRSKVHFSQQQIYVFDAESSYPLTENDELTVLNMHMNSILQIAEDETYDSLRLINVELNRIFGRPDTMFLRTTPKQFLFDGVPFCVNVIGIAKAICKEIEKRNTKTIRTMPDGSLRFSFFSHKNMTDDGMFTINTGIKDPARTQMIELWNGRTSLDVWNNRSTGPSSRCNKIHGTDGSGYPPFRKEVDRMTIFSTDICRTVDIKLAGTSSYEGIPALRYEIDNNFVNEIGPEYGNDCYCVNKIPKSIVKSNGCLYRGALDLSNCFDAPVVLTLPHMLGAAEEYTALIDGLDPDPERHQIFVDVEPYTGTPLNGGKRVQFNMFLRRIDAIKLTDRLQPTLFPVIWIDEGIALNEDMVKLIDDSLMKVLSLLDIVQWVLIGVGLLLATLLPIVFFVKRCRGDGDRTVSPAVTATTSAASLSTAANK
- the LOC126578029 gene encoding uncharacterized protein LOC126578029, giving the protein MLVYRSTPMVPVLQAIFVGIVWFVASVVVATQPLSRCEVARELTLQHVPEEQIGDWLCIAEHGSGYNRSAANLRFKRFGGSGYYGLFQISDRYACTRYGSICGLANCDTLLDDELDDDIECMLKIHAAYARELGDGFAAWPIHKTACRGEDHAWRRTVPYADCLNEEVVRVQAYFKRKRAKGKKAAANLVLAPPTAGKVYERCELALELRDRHRMPMEQIATWVCIAYHESRFNTSAEGRLNADGSGDHGLFQISDIYWCSTDTGKPAAKACRVTCEAMRDSDIEDDIQCIRMIYEEHQRLSGDGFTAWTVYRPYCAGREESFIHNCFTAQEQHPTTALRPRPGIVAPVTAPPTRSRTPEHNAVGKVYDRCELANDLLHKFHFPREQIATWVCIAYHESRFNTSAEGRLNADGSGDHGLFQISDIYWCSPPGQGWACGVSCDALKDSDITDDVRCVRTIYDEHQRLSGDGFTAWSVYKPYCTDPDRAEEFTRGCFGDGSPATLLPRPAITAPSIGQGGRDSRLPGGRVFERCELAQELHLRQGLPLEEAATWLCIAKYQSNYNSSAIGYGSDGVQYHGMFQLSDEYWCSPPGRGWVCGVTCEQLRDGDLTDDLACMRHIFEEHQRISGDGYNAWAVYQPYCKGRAGTLLEGCFEEGENAIIPTPPTTRRPMKAPKNGPRGKIYQRCELAQELYYRHGMPYDQIATWVCIAHRESNYNVSAIGRLNADGSEDHGLFQISDIYWCSPPGKGWVCGLACSDLEDNDLTDDIECMRTIYEEHTRLSGDGFNAWAVYRPYCKGRSDHYIEGCFPETTTTATTTTTTIVDEEPPLTTRIATDRTTNQRTVTTTARSWTSTPSTTSQRRTAPTTARTRTTTTRWWTISTKMPEMSTRKQSETTTIPPTTTTAAASKMAKSTTSLYEFYLHHFGRRPTITTAKPVYTFKPFASRLRAAESSTSATATNTATLPPPTASATTTTRYREDFKRWFQGA